A single window of Culicoides brevitarsis isolate CSIRO-B50_1 chromosome 3, AGI_CSIRO_Cbre_v1, whole genome shotgun sequence DNA harbors:
- the LOC134834672 gene encoding plexin domain-containing protein 2, translating to MVKSLLLLSFLCLSSFLGTATCLQMSNALPNGATEQTRYRRSPVENSSPTPDSSPPSGASNSEKTNVVQNEQKLLGVNGTGQRKDYGISSTSSPVLAATISTPPLNYKNPYMGDDGAFTLDIDEPEEAIDADIAKHNQTKKEDYHVYYNSSVTNDKELIKKHRAELGNMTISNMLSHSYRRAMTIKLSFDFPFYGHKVRNITVATGGFLYTGEHVHSWLAATQYIAPLMANFDTSKSNNSFVKYSDNGTAFTVLWENVNLQDTEKNGTFTFSATLYKNGDITFAYYSVPVSVEAITSDKHPVKVGLSDAYIIDRTIFFARRKTIYEYHRINFEGMHIENGTLIYLQALDTCLNYTDCQTCVNAFPDMNCMWCPTMNRCSTGTDRRRQEWLHKGCETSKITQAGTCPKIGEKGNDYKNHVEDGDLTSPVVVASSTASSVDKKSAVTSSSASRINNKALNLDDHDRDALKNNEHAENEHHEAHAKNVKATLGFLIPLGLILTAALWAFYAYRNPHSKSGQFLIQYRPSQWGWRRGEAHYTAAVQQ from the coding sequence ATGGTTAAATCACTGCTTCTTCtgagttttttgtgtttatcgAGCTTCCTCGGCACTGCGACATGTCTCCAAATGTCGAATGCATTGCCGAATGGCGCAACAGAACAAACTCGTTATCGTCGTAGTCCCGTAGAAAATTCCAGTCCGACACCAGATTCGTCACCACCAAGTGGTGCGAGTAACAGCGAAAAAACAAATGTCGTGCagaacgaacaaaaattgttgGGCGTCAATGGCACGGGACAGCGTAAAGATTACGGGATCTCGTCGACATCGTCGCCCGTTTTGGCAGCGACAATTTCAACCCCGCCCTTGAATTACAAAAATCCGTATATGGGGGACGATGGCGCCTTTACGCTCGACATTGACGAGCCCGAAGAAGCGATTGACGCGGACATCGCCAAACACAACCAAACCAAAAAGGAGGATTATCACGTTTATTACAACAGTTCCGTAACGAATGACAAGGAATTGATCAAAAAGCATCGCGCCGAACTGGGAAACATGACGATAAGTAACATGTTGTCGCATTCGTACCGGAGAGCGATGACGATCAAACTAAGCTTCGATTTTCCGTTTTACGGTCATAAAGTGCGAAATATCACTGTGGCGACGGGAGGTTTTCTGTATACCGGCGAACATGTACACTCATGGCTGGCTGCAACGCAGTACATTGCCCCGCTAATGGCAAATTTCGACACGTCTAAGTCGAATAACTCTTTTGTCAAGTACAGCGATAACGGTACCGCTTTCACGGTTCTGTGGGAAAACGTCAATTTGCAAGACACGGAGAAAAACGGCACTTTTACGTTCAGTGCGACACTGTACAAAAACGGCGACATCACTTTCGCTTATTATTCCGTGCCAGTGAGCGTCGAGGCAATTACGAGTGACAAGCATCCCGTAAAAGTGGGGCTTTCCGACGCCTACATCATCGATCGCACGATTTTCTTTGCGCGTCGCAAAACCATCTACGAGTACCATCGCATCAACTTCGAAGGCATGCACATCGAAAATGGCACGTTGATTTATTTGCAGGCGCTCGACACGTGTCTCAACTACACGGATTGCCAAACGTGCGTAAATGCCTTTCCCGACATGAATTGCATGTGGTGCCCCACGATGAACCGCTGTTCCACGGGCACCGATCGCCGACGACAAGAATGGTTGCATAAGGGCTGCGAAACAAGCAAAATTACGCAAGCTGGCACCTGTCCAAAGATCGGCGAGAAGGGTAACGACTACAAGAATCACGTGGAAGACGGAGATTTGACATCGCCAGTTGTCGTTGCGTCATCCACCGCCTCGAGTGTCGACAAAAAATCAGCTGTCACATCGTCGTCGGCATCGCGGATCAACAACAAAGCCCTCAATCTCGACGATCACGATCGGGATGCGCTGAAAAATAACGAACACGCCGAGAACGAGCATCACGAAGCACAcgcgaaaaatgtcaaagccACGCTGGGCTTCCTCATACCGCTTGGACTGATTCTCACGGCGGCTCTTTGGGCCTTTTACGCCTACCGGAATCCACACAGCAAAAGCGGgcaatttttgatacaataCCGACCTAGTCAGTGGGGATGGCGACGCGGCGAAGCACATTACACCGCAGCTGTTCAACAGTAA